The Arvicola amphibius chromosome 5, mArvAmp1.2, whole genome shotgun sequence genome contains the following window.
AtcatggagagatggctgcttGGGGCTGAGGGCTGGGAATTAAAGGCCAGTGATGGAGTTTACGGTAGATGGAGTGGTCTGAGCCAGGACTTTTGGGGGACGGGTGGAACTTACTTGGTAGGCCACAGCACGGCAGGCATCACAGCGCAGGTGAACAGGCATATAAGACGCGTACTTCTCCTCGTCATCCAACACTGGAGCGGTGGCTGAAAGTGGAGGCCTGTCCCCAAGGCTTCCCAGGGTGGCCTTGCACCCAAACAGTAGCAGCAATGGCAGGGCCAGCCTCATGGCCTCTGAAGTTACTTCATGGAGCGTACACTGCGGTTGGGGTGCAGCTGTGCATTCGAGTTATTTGCGGTTCAGGCCAATAGGGAACCGACACCTCActgtcctcttcccttcccccagggcCCAGGAGGTGACACGTACACAGTTTCCACAGGGGGACCCTGGCTCCCGCTGACTGAGCTCCATCTCACAGATAGGGGATGAAGATGCAAAGAGCGGTTCTAGGCTGACccaggagcgggggggggggggggggggggaaggggtgaTGGGGGGTGGGCGATGGATCTCACACACTGTGACCTGATCGAGTGGCAGGTACTGTGCTGAACATCCTGTGGGGGTGAGGCCGGTTACAGTCATCTTTATTCTACTGTGAGGATGTGAAAGCTCAGAGAGAAGAGACAAATCCTCCTACCAGAGGAGCCATGATGAGAGTAGTCCCCAGTGCCTCTAGGTCACTCAGCGACCAGGAGGAATGTGGCCATGGTTGTGGTTGCCAGCCTAGAGTTCTCCTTGTGGTGAGGTTGGCAACCACAGTATGTGAGAGCATACATGATCTCTCTCTGACCATAGAGTCCCCTTTACCCAGGTCAGAGCCGGGCATGGAAGGGCTTTGTGGGGGTTAAGAGGGAGCAAgctagctgggtatggtggtgcacacccttagtcccaggactcaggaggcagaagcaggtggatctctgtgagttcaaggccagcctggtctacagagtgagttccaggacagccagggctgttatacagataaaccttgtctgtcggggggtggggggaaaagcGACAAGCTGACCAAAGTTGAGTGGTTAAGAACAAATGTGTCTGTTGCTGAGGACCTGGACTCAGCATCCTATTGctcacatagtggttcacaaccatctgtaactccagttccagggggttcaATACCCTCTGGTCTTcatgggcatgcatgtggtatacatacatacatgcaggtaaacactcataaaataaaaatacagaattttaagTGTTATTTACATGGCTATGTTGGgacagccctgggtgtcctggaacttgctctgtaaaccaggctggtcttaaactcaaagaaatccacctgcttctgcctcccaagtgctggaatttaaggtgggcaccaccactcCAAGGAAAAGTGTTTTTAAGGATGGCAGCAGGAAATAAGGACCATATATTGATTGTTACCACAGTCACCACGGCTTTCCATGACCAGCCATTTATTGCACACCAGGACAAGACGATGCACTCTGGGGGTGGCCTGGTCCCTCTATGCCATGGGGATCAGAATCTTTGGTAGAGATGTTTAGGCTATTCTGATTTAGTGTTCTAGCCAGTTTCCAGTCCAGGGCAAGGCTGGTAGGGGGTCTGGGGGATCTTAGTTGCATAGGCCTGGAACCAGAAAGCTATCAATTGCCAGCCCTGACCCTGCTTCTAGTGGGAAACTGTCCCTCTCCAAACACCCCTCCAGCAAAGTCCAGTCACTTCAGGCTCAAATCTACAGAGATCACCTCCCACCTCACAGAGACATACTCAGTCTCTCAGTTTACCCCAGGCTCGGGGCAGGTGGAACACAGGTCTGGGGCTTCCCTGGGCTGTGAGCAGCCTGAAGGGCCAGTCCCTGTGTGGGCACTGTTGCCTCTGCATGAACATCCTTCttgccagttcttttttttttttttctttttctttttctttttttttttttatggtcttttctctgtgtgtagccctgactgttctgaaactcactttgtagactaggctggcctggaggtCACAGAgatttctctgcctgcctctgcctcccaagttctgggctaaaggcatgcaccaccacacctgggatTCTCTTGCTAGCTCTGCCCTCCCTTCTAGGCACCAAGAACATGCCCCTATGCTAAACCCCAGCCTTCCCCCTCTTGTCATCTTGGAGATTCAACTCACTTGCCTCCTGCCTGGGTGCAGATGGCTCACAGAAGACACAGACACTGGGGCCTGATGAGTTAGGAGTTAGACTCCAAGCTGTGTACTGTTAGCAGTCATCCCTCCGTTGCCTTTCCGTTTTTGGTTAGACAACCACAACTCCCaaaactaatttatttttctagattCTTGTCCTCCCTGTCCTGTCAATCTTCAGGAATAGCTGGCCAAGAGAAGTATTTACTGATCACTTGACATTCTTTAATTCACTACTTGTACCTAGTCACCCCTAGCAACcaacagaaaacccaaagaaCAACCTCACTCCCCTTCCTCCTCGGTTCCTCGTTTCCTAGCGCCTACTGCGGGCCTTTCTGCCAATGAGTTGCTTGTCCCTTTGGCTGTCTTTACAGGGACCACAGCGATCCTGGGACTTCCAGTTCCAAGCCGACCCTCCACGTCTCCTTATACAACATCCATGTTCCACCTCACATACTATCCCCACAGCTGCCATTCTCAGCCCCGAGCGGGCCCCGGGGCCACAATGCGTTCTCCCAAAACCTTCCAAGGCAAGGCTCAAACCCAGATTTGATGGCTGTCACCCATCCCCTCCATCTCTGCAGCACCCACTGTCCTGCCCACTCGACTGAGGCCCAGTGTTAGGTAGAGACCAGCAGTTCACCATCACCACAGGCAGCCCTGGCCCTGCTACTACTCCCACACCCACCATTCTGGGAAACCCCAACATTTCTTAGTGACATACTTGCTTGcctgtatacacatatacacatatacaccacacccTGGGAAGGTTTGGGAAAGGGATACACATTTttgttgtgggggaggggagagacaggacaTAGGCTGCCAGGCATTTGCTAATGATGATCCAGCGCTGTCAGCCCAGGTAGCAGATACATTCTCTTAAGGTCACTTCTGGTCTGGGGGCTGGCTGGAACTAGCCAAAGAGTTGATGGGAGGAAAAATTAAGTGACTAGGAACCAGAACTCCCAAAGCCTTCTAGGGAACACAACTCCAAGGGGACCGCGACCTGAGGCTTCATAAAGGAAACACGGAGCCCTTGCTGGACTGGATGGGACCGGAAGTGGAGGGCGGGGCACAGAAGAGCATCGGTGGAGCAGGACTGGGGGTCCCGCTCAAGGGCATGTAGTACATCCCCTCCAGGGGCCCGGCCTCAGGGGTCCAGGGTAGCTGGAGACTGCCAAGAGCCGGGAGATTGGGGGACGGCGGCGTCAGTGACGAGCCAGGGACAGGCCCATAGGCGGGCGGGTAGAGGCCCGGCCCTAGGGCCAGTGGGGCATAGGCTTGTCGTGGCGGccgggaaagagagggagagggcggCAGCAGCACTTCCACGTACTGCCCGCTCTCGGGGTCGAAGAGTAGCCGTAGCCTCGGCTGCCGCGGAGCCTCCACAAAGTAATAGCGACCGCTCTCCGGGTCTACGAGGACCTTTCCTGGTGGCGCGGCTCCTGGAAGCCTCCGCGACCCCTGGGTACATGCAGGAGGTAGTCGATCCGTGGGAGGCGCAGAGGCAGCTCGCGGGAGGGGTGCAGCGGTCCTGGTCGCTGTAGCCTGAGGCTCCCGCGGGAGGGGCGCCTGGACCGCCGTTGCAGGAGCCACAAGTGGTGTCTCCAATTCGGGTGCTGTCCCAAGGCTCGAGTTGGGACATGTCTGCGGGGAGCCGGGGCGAGGAGGTTGGGTCCCTGCTGATCCTAAAGGGGACCACTCGGTTGAGGTGTGAGCGCCTCCTAAGGGACTGGTTCGACCCTCGTGGTCTGGGACCAGGCGCTGGGCCTCAGTATCCAGGTTTTCTACCCCAGGACCGCAACCTTGGACACCTGGGGTTTTCTCCTGCGGGCGGTTTAAGACTAGGGCGCCAGGCAAGCGGATCTCACTGCGCGCGAAAGGCTTCGCGGTGTTGTTCTCTGCCCTCCGCCTCGGGACCTGGTTGGAGTGGGAGACATCCTTAGGGGTCGCATGGAGAGAAGGCTCTGGAGACACGTAGGGATGAGGTACTACCGGCAGAAAGTCCTTGAGAAAAATGGAAGTGTAATGAGCCGGGGCCGGCGACTCCAGCGCCGGGAGCTCCTGCGCTTTTGATGCATCGCCCTCCCCGCAGGTGTCAGTAGAAGGCGCGGGAAGCCCGGAACTTGGGGTTCCCGCAGGAAAGCTTGGCGCGTAAGTGGTCTTAACCATCTTGCGCACGTCTCGCGGCCGCGGAATAGTCACGCGCGGCCGTCCAGAAGCTGCTTCTCCCGGGGCCAAGGCTTCTGGGCACACATCGTCGTCTAGGATGCTTGTGAGATGACTTCCGGGAGGTTCCGGTGTATCGACAACTGGAGACGGCTGCCTGCCTTTGAAGGTATTATCCGCATTTTCCAGGGGGAGCCGCAGACACTGCGCCTCTGTGAGTTCTGGAGTCAGTGGGGCTGATGGCGGCTCCAACTCCTGAGTTAGGCCATTCATAGCTTCCTGACGCAATGCCGTCGATGAGCCCTGCACAATAGGACCCCTTGTCTCTCGGGGCGATGGGCTACTCGTTTCAACAGGATGATCAGGTGACTCCCGTGGGAACAGGGCTGGCAAGGACCGGTCCCTACTCAGCCCTATAGCATCTACACCTATCGAATGTGGAACCTTCCACAGAGAAGGAGTTTCGGGACCTCGGTTCCCAACTCTAGCGACATCCTGAGTCCATTGCGAaagaggtggaggggaagggCTCCTTCTGCTGATGACTTCCTCTACGGCCTCATTCCGACTTTCCCACTCAGAAGATGCTTCAGGGAAGGACGGACTGCTCATTCTCCAGACAGTTCTATGAGGTCGTGAGACGTTCTGGGGGGACAGGCACCGAGGACCCCGCACGGCCCCGTTTGGAGCCTGCTGCGGAGGAGATGGGCTCCTTGGTCTCACAACCCTACTAGGAACCACTCGGGAGCTTCTAGAATGGAAGGGAGGACTTCGTGTTCTCGGTACGATTCGATCGGGATTCTCACGAGGGAACTGAGTCTTGGATTCCTGTTCGTGAGCCTGTTGAATTTTCTCCTCTGACTgcagaaagatgctggaactaaCAGGACCCAGCGGCTCGGTCCCAGGCGCCGGCTTGTCCCGCCGAATTGCTCGCTCTCGGAGGCTGGGCCAAGGCCGCAGGGCTTTGGTGTGGACAGAACTATCGTGTGCGCGGGGTGGCCGAGACTTGACCTCTTCCGGGACCACACGGGTGCTGCGTGCCGTTTCCCGAGGATTCGTCGTGGGTTCTGGTCTCCCCGTGGATCTAAAAGTGACATTGCTGGGGGCCGGGACCTCAGTGCCCAGTTTTCGGGCCAACGCCGTCTGCACGATGCCCGCGGCGGCCTGCAAACGGCTCAGAGACTCGTCCAGGGAGCCGGTGCGCAGGAGCAGTCGGGGACGCGGCGCGCGGCTGTCCTGCGAGGGACTCCGAGGCCGCGGACGCAGCTCGATCTGACGCTTCGGCACCGTGCGTGGCCTAACCGGCGCGGGGCGCTCCTCCAGGGCCACCTCCACACACTCGTACTGGCCTGAGACGGCCGGACTTGGCCCGCGGGGCGGCAGCTCCAGGTAGGTGGCCCAGCGAGAGCCCCCGTCGGGGGCCTGCGGCTGCGGCGACACTGACACAGGAGACGGTGACCCGGGCAGCAATGGACTGCTGAAGACAGGCGCCATGAACTGTTGTTCCTCCCGATCCTCCGCGTCGGAGCGGCTGAACAGAGCCCCCGCGCCGAAGATGACTTCCATCTCCCCCGACGGCAGCATGCGCAGCTGGGGCCGGGGCGGCAGCGGGCCGGAGCCCGGGCCTCGCGGGAAACCCGAGCCGGAGCTGTGCTGCTGGCGGCTATTCTGGGCGCTGACGGACAGCACAGGCTGCGCGCCCGCCCCCCGCCCAGGGGCCACCCAGAGCCAAGTCCCCCGGCCTTCTGTGTCCGGCCCAACGTCCGGGGGCTCCGGAGAACCCGGAGCTGTGTGGTAGGAGCCGGACGAACCGGACGAATCCTGACGCCGGGCAGGGTCAGGCAGCTGCCTTGAGAGCCCTGGAAGGGCTGGCGGGGCGAGCGCAGTCAGCATGGTGGGCAGGACACTTAGCACTACCTCCCGGGCAATGCCTCCGCTGGTGGCGCCTGCACTGTCTCCGCCCCGCCGGGATGCCATGGGGTCAAAGCGTCTTAAAGCGCCAGTGTCCACGCTGAAGCTAGCGGAGTTGTCAGCAGAGACCCAAGTCCTGGGCCCTACCCGGTGCAAACCCCCTTGCCCGAACTTTCTCCAGCACAGGTGGAACACAGGGCTGGGGCTCCAGACGTTGACTGACAGGCAGGTGAGAGGAAGACAGGCCTAGTTTTGAAAAAGAGCAAACAGCTATGCCCAACTCCACCTAACACAGGTGGGAAAACTTTGGCCTTGCAAGGGACTTCTGAGATGGTCAGGGTGTGAGCTTGAAGTTCCATATCCTCAGCCCCCAACTCCTTAACATGGCAAGGaaactcctccatggcttccttAGCTACAATCCATATGCTTCCTTGACTTCTCATGTCCATACACCACCTTGGATAGGGTAAGGAGAATCAGGCAGGGGCTGGCTAGCTAAGTTGCTTAGCACCCAGAACAAAGCTGGGAGACTGTAGGGTTCTCTCTAAGGTCCCAGGCGCACAGTACCTTATTCCGGTGCCCCACAGCATTCCTTCCTTCCTAGTAGGGAAGCAGCCACCAGCTGTCATTGTCCTATGACAATAGCACACCACTTGCCCTTAACTTCTGGCTTGAAGGTCCTGCCATGACTCAGGCCCCAGCTGACCCTGAGGCCGGAGTGCTGGCTCTGCTTTATGCCCACCCTGGCCAGGTTTAACCAATCCTGTGGATCCTGAGTTCCCCAAGATCACTTAGGGGCATACTCAGTGAAGACT
Protein-coding sequences here:
- the Prob1 gene encoding proline-rich basic protein 1, with the translated sequence MLTALAPPALPGLSRQLPDPARRQDSSGSSGSYHTAPGSPEPPDVGPDTEGRGTWLWVAPGRGAGAQPVLSVSAQNSRQQHSSGSGFPRGPGSGPLPPRPQLRMLPSGEMEVIFGAGALFSRSDAEDREEQQFMAPVFSSPLLPGSPSPVSVSPQPQAPDGGSRWATYLELPPRGPSPAVSGQYECVEVALEERPAPVRPRTVPKRQIELRPRPRSPSQDSRAPRPRLLLRTGSLDESLSRLQAAAGIVQTALARKLGTEVPAPSNVTFRSTGRPEPTTNPRETARSTRVVPEEVKSRPPRAHDSSVHTKALRPWPSLRERAIRRDKPAPGTEPLGPVSSSIFLQSEEKIQQAHEQESKTQFPRENPDRIVPRTRSPPFHSRSSRVVPSRVVRPRSPSPPQQAPNGAVRGPRCLSPQNVSRPHRTVWRMSSPSFPEASSEWESRNEAVEEVISRRSPSPPPLSQWTQDVARVGNRGPETPSLWKVPHSIGVDAIGLSRDRSLPALFPRESPDHPVETSSPSPRETRGPIVQGSSTALRQEAMNGLTQELEPPSAPLTPELTEAQCLRLPLENADNTFKGRQPSPVVDTPEPPGSHLTSILDDDVCPEALAPGEAASGRPRVTIPRPRDVRKMVKTTYAPSFPAGTPSSGLPAPSTDTCGEGDASKAQELPALESPAPAHYTSIFLKDFLPVVPHPYVSPEPSLHATPKDVSHSNQVPRRRAENNTAKPFARSEIRLPGALVLNRPQEKTPGVQGCGPGVENLDTEAQRLVPDHEGRTSPLGGAHTSTEWSPLGSAGTQPPRPGSPQTCPNSSLGTAPELETPLVAPATAVQAPLPREPQATATRTAAPLPRAASAPPTDRLPPACTQGSRRLPGAAPPGKVLVDPESGRYYFVEAPRQPRLRLLFDPESGQYVEVLLPPSPSLSRPPRQAYAPLALGPGLYPPAYGPVPGSSLTPPSPNLPALGSLQLPWTPEAGPLEGMYYMPLSGTPSPAPPMLFCAPPSTSGPIQSSKGSVFPL